A segment of the Lolium perenne isolate Kyuss_39 chromosome 3, Kyuss_2.0, whole genome shotgun sequence genome:
TGGTAAAATCTATGAACATATCATTTTAGAGAACTAATCAGGGCGactactgtcgttgcctaatcgacggtaccccggaggagggatcctcatgagggggagaagaagtaggggccatagggcggagtgctctcgggacggtggtacgcgagttacccagcttcggaacacctgcacgatgacagggcctactgctgcttgtctggaattatctgggcgctttcgcgatgttacaatgagttgttctCTTTCCTCTAGGGCTcctgggatccggcttataaaggcgcacggatctagggtttacatggagagtcctagccggtttacagatagcctagctacggtacaatattttgccgtgcacgccacggatccgccttccatactcgtcgtcctggatccgggtccctcatgggcctccatggatccgggtcactcctacgtcggtacggatccggcctgctgatcctgggctggacttcttcctgcatgatcaacaagaatcgggccgcccgatgggccacatgcctcatcaccgtctgtgggccacccgggcttgccggatctaggcactgtcgatggtacacccatgaagtatacccacaacagtagcccccagagttctccgagtttcgcctgcagtttccgccatgctggctCCTTTGGTTTCCGGCATCgtcggcaacgcggagaaacttgaagaactccaactttgcattttcttctttttccaacttacagccggaaaatgctctcatcctgcgggacttcatccatcgacgttccaaagaacatttccgggttactccctgctcgcgaacgagagccaacttatcttcacgcaattacccggaatcttaaaagactcaaacggttccgccaattctggcgccattttcgcgcgattcgcgcggtaacttatctctagccatttttaccgctagggtttgggacacgcgtcacgcatccaacggcgcgacgcttgcgttccgaccaccggatgcggaacacgaatcttatcccctcagcctataaatatcagccgtcgacccctttacccctcattcaccccctcttcacctctctgccgagcgccgcccgtgagcctcttctccgccgcgccggaacctgccggaaagtcaccggagcatcgccggagcgagccctccgccgcagtgttcttcgtgttcttaactccggcgaccCACCGCGCGAAAAAACTCGCCGTCAGCAACTCCGACCGCCGCACACGCCATTACGGTAAACTTCGAGTTTCACTtttgcgccgtagttggtaggggtgAACCTGGGGAAGACGATGTGGGATCCGACTAAGGAAAGTTTCCGCCaacctttttcttcagatgtcttcaacgactccgcctccgagctcggaaccaatcatggcgacgccaatctcctccgcccctcctcccttcgctCCAGTCAAGCTGGATCCTACCAAGGAATCCGGCAAGGAAGCTGAGGGAACCTCCActcacccggagaaaacctccggggcgggccagtcggagcagcaaatagaagaagctgccaagaagtcaaaagctcggaagcgcgactccgaagctaaagggaagtggtggccctgcaccaccaccgagttGGAATTAAAGAATCTCGAGTCGgaaggcttcctgcaacccggaagctggaggtcagttccgaatgaaccagctccggctccaagggacgacgagatggtgctgacgaagacactagtggagcgcggattttcgtttccgccttcggatttcttccgggagattctgaagacatacggactccaaccccacaacatatctccgaacagcgtgctcgccatcagcaaccacgtcgctctctgtgaaggccacctccgggtaacgcCAGAGCTTTCTCTCTTCCAATACTACTTTTCtgtgaagaaggagaagatccgccaaacttccgagttggcgacttgcggatctgtcaccttcatcatccgcccgggccgcgtctaccccccaaccgaccgccacgaatccgcgaggtactggtctgggggtttcttctatctgaaggacgcctccgaccccgcgagcgacaagaagctaccacctttcaagaactgccccgccaccgagcttccgtcatggtcgcactgcccccacttctccgactcgcctcagctgacccgcgctgtcaggcggatctgcaagcttacggaggaggggctgacgggaaaagacctaaccctctcctggttcacgaagcggatccagccgctgcaacatcgggaccgcctgatgttcgaATACACCGggcgcgacgatccgatgcgcACCACCAAGaataatctctccgccgacgctatcgacaagaggatccgggtcctcatcaaaatcccacgtgaacttcacgttcacgtatgcaacaaagacatccacacggagggatctggaactgcggtacgtcgtcttgactttggtttatcacttttcttcaaacttttggctaagtgtaactttgaactagctcgaggcgcttgaggaaaatcaactcggaactctcctccgagtcccatccaccggccacacggatccggaagccacgtcggaggcggaagctcctgaagctccacgtcccgcgaagaggaagaagccagccccttccagccctcacgcgaaacgcccccgcgaaacgctcagcatcgcggctacccggaaagctgaggcggaaaagaaacgcctcgcgctgattaataccagcaacaagggacagcctgccatccagcactttttcaagccttccgggtaagcgtcttcttccgagacctaagttctggtttaacactcgctcttatatttgtatgttttcctgaagttccggaagccagcctcccaaggccccaagggtccttaagaagaaggccaaaccatctccggcttccttccctatcactcctgaggtggaagttccgcctAAAGCTTCGtctgccagcaagccggatccgaaggacatcattgaccttgatgaccttccggaagaccctacccaccatggcgactccgcccaggggaccactcctccaccagatcaaccaagttccgctttcgcgggacctactgaagaagagcaagagcaaaaggtcaagctcctccaagttaccaatgcgACCCGAGTCAGCCTCGAGCCAACTCCATCCCTCCAAAAACTTTCCCTCGCcgagcgtcacgcggaagtttccgccatgctgaacaaggtatgggggaagccggaagaggaggtgggttatctcgcggaactggaggacagcctgaaggaatttttcgccaagcacaaggaagtgcggcaggtaatactagcccccaagcattgggtgatatagttccgtgtaacatgtattagccgatgctttctccaaatgtactgttaggcggaaatttgaaatttgtATCCAAGTCTGAAATCttcgccagccccccagattttaatatccgactaactctctgctgcttctcagtccacgaggaaactgcacgaagatttgcgcattcacgtgctggagcaaatcaaggagatcgagggactgcgcgaacacgaggaaaatagccgaaaggctatctagctgcttgagacccgacttcaaggtacgagatccggatctGTACCTTTTTTTTTGTGCTGACAGTTGATCAGGGTGCATAACATGTTCAATTCtgctttcagaagaaactgccaagcattcctcgcttgatgaactagccgccaaggtcaaggtgcttgaagcggagaacgagtccctcagaaatttcatgaaagaatcttcaagcaaagagactgaggcgaggaaagagctctccgagaagcatgcccgtgaGAAGGCGGAACTGATCGACAAGCTGGAGAAAAGCCAAGGCCGCGTGATCTCCATAATTGCCAAGAACAAAGTcctagaagcggaggcggaagccattgacaagctTATCTTTCGTAAGCATTttttccgcgtcgttgctccgaccaccttgcatgttttctctgacggaactgaacctctctctttcacagcaagcctcggctttgagtggacaaaggactcaaacctgacgaggacggaggcgtacgatgaagcgcggatctcaattgatgcgctgtttggagcctgtcgcggaatcgccacggctctgtcgctgaagaaggccaaaaccacagtcatcgacacgatgaccaaactcatgcgacaggtgccggagttcatcaaggactggcagaaATCTTCAGCATGTGGAGCCGCCTCCTtagtcttggccacctgcaaggctttcttcccctcactcaacctggcgcaagttgcacgcggagcccccgagagttccgacatgagcgccctcctcgcggaaactgaaggctatgaagagctgtttgtcaggcgagtggatcactcgttctggtacaagcAGCACAATCTGCCCGAAGGTTTTTCCGATGCAGAAGAGGAAGCAGGCGAAccagagtatt
Coding sequences within it:
- the LOC127340364 gene encoding uncharacterized protein; the protein is MKESSSKETEARKELSEKHAREKAELIDKLEKSQGRVISIIAKNKVLEAEAEAIDKLIFPSLGFEWTKDSNLTRTEAYDEARISIDALFGACRGIATALSLKKAKTTVIDTMTKLMRQVPEFIKDWQKSSACGAASLVLATCKAFFPSLNLAQVARGAPESSDMSALLAETEGYEELFVRRVDHSFWYKQHNLPEGFSDAEEEAGEPEYYGEGSGSSIEHSGENSGDDSEAGSGGSDDGSSYQKPEVLEEKIEVIKPLNRGALPLESLFVTHFLLR